The Lewinellaceae bacterium genome includes a region encoding these proteins:
- a CDS encoding UbiD family decarboxylase, which translates to MLNQGHTSLRACVKDLEKHGKLIRITTELDPDLEMAEVHRRIFDVQGPAILFEKVKGSPFPAVSNLYGTNERTDFIFRHTLEKVKRLIELKVDPTRFLKKPFRYAGTPFTALNSLPRKRRRLGAPIMQGITTIDQLPQVKSWPDDGGAFITLPQVFTQPPGSTKIMDSNIGMYRIQLSGNEYIPNEEIGLHYQLHRGIGNHHTQYLNSDQPFRASIFVGGPPAHTFSAIMPLPEDLSEVIFAGLLGGKRFGYVERGGHVLSADADFVITGTIDKMMKKPEGPFGDHLGYYSLTHDFPVMKVDKVYHRKDAIWHFTVVGRPPAEDTGFGYLIHKLVEELGPQEFPGVKEIHAVDAAGVHPLLLAIGSERYMPFRGGEAVPEEILTQANRILGSGQTSLAKFLFIAATDTEVPNLTTHDIPAFLSHVLERVDWRRDLHFQTKTTIDTLDYSGSGWNAGSKVVIAAAGPKKRDLKAVLPDDFILREGFGKPRFVQPGILCVQGPEYTKQNVPHDIHKLSSQLNGYDLSHIPLIILVDDSSFVSNQLNNFLWATFTRANPAEDIHGISPFTRHKHWGCLGSLIIDSRTKPHHAPPLIPDNGVSEKVDRLFAKSGPLYEFSKKIF; encoded by the coding sequence ATGCTGAACCAAGGACACACAAGTTTAAGGGCTTGCGTAAAAGATCTTGAAAAACACGGTAAACTGATCAGGATAACCACTGAACTCGATCCAGACCTGGAAATGGCAGAGGTCCATCGCAGGATATTCGATGTTCAGGGGCCCGCCATTTTATTCGAGAAGGTCAAGGGAAGTCCGTTTCCGGCAGTTTCCAACCTATACGGTACCAATGAACGTACCGATTTTATTTTCAGACACACTCTTGAAAAAGTCAAACGGCTGATCGAGTTAAAAGTCGATCCGACGCGTTTTTTAAAAAAGCCCTTTCGTTATGCGGGCACTCCTTTTACGGCCCTCAACTCCCTTCCGCGCAAACGACGACGTCTCGGCGCGCCTATAATGCAAGGCATAACCACTATAGACCAATTGCCGCAGGTGAAATCATGGCCGGATGATGGTGGCGCATTCATCACCTTGCCCCAGGTTTTTACCCAGCCCCCTGGCAGTACCAAAATAATGGATTCCAATATAGGAATGTACCGCATTCAACTTTCGGGAAATGAGTACATTCCCAATGAAGAGATCGGTTTGCATTACCAGCTGCATAGAGGGATCGGCAACCATCATACCCAATATTTAAACAGTGATCAACCTTTCCGGGCCTCCATATTTGTAGGGGGGCCTCCAGCTCATACTTTTTCAGCCATAATGCCTTTACCAGAAGACTTGTCCGAAGTCATTTTTGCAGGATTGCTTGGCGGCAAACGTTTTGGTTATGTGGAGAGAGGCGGGCATGTCCTTTCCGCTGACGCTGATTTCGTAATCACGGGCACGATAGACAAAATGATGAAAAAGCCGGAAGGCCCGTTTGGGGATCACCTGGGCTATTACAGCCTCACCCACGATTTTCCGGTCATGAAGGTGGATAAAGTTTATCACCGAAAGGATGCTATTTGGCATTTTACGGTAGTCGGAAGGCCTCCGGCTGAAGATACGGGCTTCGGCTACCTGATTCACAAACTCGTCGAAGAGCTGGGTCCGCAAGAGTTCCCCGGCGTAAAAGAAATTCATGCCGTGGACGCGGCAGGGGTACACCCGCTTTTGTTGGCTATTGGCAGTGAACGATACATGCCATTCCGTGGCGGGGAAGCAGTTCCTGAGGAAATCCTCACCCAGGCAAACCGCATCCTCGGCAGCGGACAAACCTCCCTGGCAAAATTCCTCTTCATCGCCGCCACAGACACGGAAGTACCGAATTTAACCACCCACGATATTCCTGCGTTTCTGAGTCATGTCCTGGAAAGAGTGGACTGGCGCAGGGATCTTCATTTTCAAACCAAAACCACCATTGACACCCTGGATTACTCAGGCAGCGGATGGAACGCAGGATCCAAGGTCGTCATTGCCGCCGCCGGACCAAAAAAACGGGATTTAAAGGCCGTTTTACCGGATGACTTTATCCTAAGAGAAGGTTTTGGTAAACCCCGTTTTGTCCAGCCGGGTATTTTGTGCGTCCAGGGACCGGAATATACAAAGCAAAATGTTCCCCATGACATCCATAAATTAAGCTCTCAGCTGAACGGATATGACCTAAGCCACATTCCCCTCATTATTTTGGTGGATGACAGTAGCTTTGTTTCCAATCAACTCAATAATTTCCTGTGGGCCACCTTTACCCGGGCCAATCCTGCAGAGGACATCCATGGAATTTCTCCATTTACCCGACACAAACACTGGGGCTGCCTGGGATCACTCATCATTGACTCCCGCACCAAACCCCATCATGCGCCTCCCCTGATCCCGGACAATGGCGTTTCCGAAAAAGTGGATCGTCTGTTTGCCAAAAGCGGCCCTTTATACGAATTTTCAAAAAAAATATTCTGA
- a CDS encoding choice-of-anchor L domain-containing protein — protein MKREKLKTLSAIMSLLYMAIGSGIYAQSILPQINGDPVYLTEEVFIAGGCFDVSNAAVSGGFGAVGTFSNGENSIGISSGIILSTGSVLNASGPNTQTNYTTNFNNNNADPDLEQIIDNPVIPLMDVAILEFDFTPTSDYVTFEYVFASEEYCDFVNTLYNDVFGFFISGPGINGSFSNNAENIALVPGTADFVAINNINHLTNASYYIDNVPLDDPQVSSCPGGYPNSSGAAVNAIEFDGFTQVLTASSPVIPCETYHIKLVIGDVTDGQYDSAVFLGANSFEAGETVVVEAISPATGSNLIFEGCGDAYFLFQRFGTDLNVPLTVDFVIAANSTAVPGVDYEPIPLSVTFPQGVSSVTLPLQIFSDDMVEGQESLGIELESACSCFTTFAEFIIEDGSPLDGNLASIGLCGSETIVMQPALEGGIEPYEYAWSTGESSSQITFVPTHSETITLLVTDACGSSLELLSEISFTEPPIAILSGGVEYCGEQSTGSLSVEVTGEGPWELSYRIDEVLQPVITLQNSPFYFQGAEPGIYTLDHIEYNGCSGSVSGTGTVTINDLAMSASVADNFCFGQNAGSITLEISGGDPPYVVDWSNGAGNVWIQTDLPAGNYPVSVMDAGGCMIEETFIIEAPSPLEVDFAVQSISCFGANDGSLTILPSGGDPPYSYSINDIAFQNEPTFGNLTAGGYEIHLKDAHDCQIDGFVFIDEPALLAVSVEYESPVCLGMHDGYILVNATGGSGDYRYRLDEGVLQNDPLFADLPAGYYTLEVSDTQGCQEVFMIDLVSSPPFLTSLILTPSTCPGVPEGVIEVVTAGALGQPVYSLNGNAYQEVNVFSELSAGTYVISVMDESGCVVTLEALLTEPEWPAPEITGNAQMCTGTTQELSIIGSDQYYWSTGAQGNLTVIVEGGHYEVTIVDENGCLSFADFWVEEIPEPVVQIIGDNILCPGETSLLTLNENFEEVIWSDGTSGSAFEVLTPGTVSVTVLDQNGCIGHTSVNVYQNDIPPANITGSLSICEEGTTWLGLTQPYASYLWFDGSEESTLMVETPGTFSVIVNDINGCMSVDSVMVEVATSLSPVIFGEEGICPGDSVVLATGYGFSSYLWSNGDSTNSIVITAPGIYSVTVDDGNNCTGEASLVVGDYPPVAPQIMGEQSFCSQSFTTLYLSNDYEQYSWSDGGINAFLQADAQGWYGVTVTDDHGCVGSDTVFVSEQLPSSSFTEQTICAGETWLFNGDFISQTGTYFDTLFNASTNGCDSILVLELEVLPPVLDTLFVVITEGDHFPFGNQLLTNPGIYSDTLSTLVTSCDSILVLILEVQEYFSVSDTLYFYLCEGEEVLFNGLSYTYSGTFLDTLFSEVEYLPDSIFVINIEVRTPVVEHQKYELCRGDSIYLDGQWQFDPYISRDTLSNIFGCDSIVVKELEFSDLQVEIREKEPVLCFGEASGVIEADIFGNTGPVTLIWNNGATDLFLENIPAGTYSLCATDTFGCKVSASIVLAQPDPIDATVHSAIQCQTPEVALLTVDTVYGGVEPYLFALEEEKFQLESQFMIPAASVQTMIIEDVNGCRFVLPDIQIDSFLSLESSADYYFVALGDSVQLKVVPNFEPGSIKWEDSPFLTCLDCPDPFAFPETSTIFSVQMQTLDSCMIKKEITVFVDQIPDVYAPTAFSPNGDGVNDHFILFASEEIVLIKRMDIFDRWGNLVFRGEDLTPNQASEGWDGTFKGKPLIQAVFVFKAILENTKGVYFSHQGEVLLIRK, from the coding sequence ATGAAACGAGAAAAACTAAAAACGCTGTCCGCAATCATGAGCCTCCTTTATATGGCTATCGGGTCAGGGATTTATGCTCAATCCATTTTGCCTCAAATTAACGGAGATCCCGTTTACCTGACTGAAGAAGTATTCATTGCCGGCGGCTGCTTTGACGTTTCCAATGCTGCTGTCTCGGGAGGATTTGGAGCCGTGGGCACTTTTTCAAACGGGGAAAATTCCATAGGCATTTCCTCGGGGATTATTTTATCAACCGGAAGTGTGCTGAATGCTTCGGGTCCCAATACCCAGACCAATTACACCACCAATTTTAACAACAATAATGCTGACCCTGACCTTGAGCAGATAATCGACAATCCTGTTATTCCCCTTATGGATGTAGCCATTTTGGAGTTTGACTTTACGCCTACATCGGATTACGTAACCTTTGAGTATGTGTTTGCCTCCGAGGAATACTGTGATTTTGTCAATACTTTATATAATGATGTATTTGGGTTTTTTATCAGCGGGCCCGGAATAAACGGATCTTTTTCCAACAATGCTGAAAATATAGCATTGGTTCCGGGTACCGCAGATTTTGTGGCCATCAACAATATCAATCATCTGACGAATGCTTCCTATTACATTGATAATGTTCCCCTCGACGATCCGCAGGTGAGCAGCTGTCCGGGCGGGTATCCCAATTCAAGTGGCGCAGCCGTAAATGCCATTGAATTTGACGGATTTACACAAGTCCTTACCGCCTCGTCTCCGGTGATTCCTTGTGAAACTTACCACATCAAACTGGTGATTGGGGATGTCACCGACGGGCAATACGATTCGGCGGTTTTCCTGGGAGCCAATAGTTTTGAAGCGGGAGAAACAGTGGTGGTAGAGGCTATTTCCCCGGCTACCGGCTCCAACCTTATTTTTGAAGGGTGCGGAGATGCTTATTTTTTATTTCAACGCTTTGGCACTGACCTCAATGTGCCCCTGACGGTTGATTTTGTAATAGCTGCCAATTCAACGGCTGTTCCAGGGGTAGATTACGAGCCCATCCCTTTGTCGGTAACTTTCCCCCAGGGAGTCTCAAGTGTTACTTTGCCGCTTCAAATATTTTCGGATGATATGGTGGAAGGGCAGGAGTCTTTGGGGATAGAGCTTGAATCTGCCTGTTCCTGTTTTACCACTTTTGCCGAATTTATTATTGAAGACGGTTCGCCGCTTGACGGCAATTTAGCGTCTATTGGCCTTTGCGGCAGTGAAACGATTGTGATGCAACCAGCATTGGAAGGAGGAATAGAACCTTATGAATATGCCTGGAGCACCGGAGAATCTTCTTCTCAAATAACGTTTGTTCCAACCCATTCAGAAACGATAACCCTGCTGGTGACAGATGCCTGTGGAAGTAGCCTGGAATTGCTTTCGGAAATCTCATTTACCGAACCACCCATAGCAATACTGAGTGGTGGGGTTGAATATTGCGGGGAGCAATCAACCGGATCGCTTAGCGTTGAAGTCACAGGAGAAGGACCCTGGGAGCTGTCTTACCGTATTGATGAAGTGCTTCAACCGGTCATTACTTTGCAGAACAGTCCGTTTTATTTTCAAGGGGCGGAACCTGGAATTTATACTTTGGACCATATTGAATACAATGGCTGTTCAGGTTCAGTAAGTGGAACCGGAACCGTTACGATTAACGATCTTGCGATGTCGGCCTCGGTGGCAGATAATTTTTGTTTTGGTCAAAACGCGGGGAGTATAACCCTTGAAATTTCAGGAGGCGATCCCCCGTATGTTGTGGACTGGAGCAATGGGGCGGGCAATGTTTGGATCCAAACTGATCTTCCTGCAGGGAACTATCCTGTTTCTGTTATGGATGCCGGGGGATGTATGATCGAAGAGACTTTTATTATTGAAGCGCCTTCCCCTCTTGAAGTGGACTTTGCCGTTCAATCAATAAGCTGTTTTGGTGCCAATGACGGTTCCCTTACCATTCTGCCTTCGGGTGGCGATCCGCCCTATTCTTACAGTATAAATGATATTGCATTTCAAAATGAGCCAACCTTTGGAAATTTGACCGCCGGAGGTTACGAAATCCACCTCAAAGATGCCCATGATTGTCAAATCGATGGTTTTGTGTTTATTGATGAACCGGCATTATTAGCCGTTTCTGTGGAATATGAATCACCTGTTTGCCTTGGAATGCATGACGGCTATATACTGGTGAATGCCACCGGCGGGTCGGGAGATTACAGGTATCGTCTGGATGAGGGAGTATTACAAAATGATCCTTTATTTGCTGATTTGCCTGCCGGGTATTATACACTCGAAGTATCGGACACTCAAGGTTGTCAGGAGGTTTTTATGATTGATCTGGTCTCATCGCCACCCTTTTTAACCTCACTGATTCTTACCCCTTCAACCTGCCCGGGAGTACCCGAAGGAGTGATCGAAGTGGTGACCGCCGGAGCGTTGGGACAACCGGTTTACAGTTTAAATGGAAATGCCTACCAGGAAGTAAATGTCTTTTCGGAATTAAGTGCTGGCACCTATGTCATTTCCGTAATGGATGAAAGTGGTTGCGTGGTAACGCTGGAAGCCCTACTCACGGAACCGGAATGGCCGGCACCGGAGATCACAGGAAACGCTCAGATGTGCACAGGAACTACCCAAGAACTTAGTATTATCGGTAGTGATCAATATTACTGGAGCACCGGTGCGCAAGGGAACTTAACAGTAATAGTGGAAGGTGGGCATTATGAAGTTACCATAGTGGATGAAAACGGTTGTTTGAGTTTTGCTGACTTTTGGGTAGAAGAAATTCCGGAGCCAGTGGTGCAAATTATCGGGGATAACATTTTATGCCCCGGCGAGACCAGCCTGCTCACCCTGAATGAAAATTTCGAGGAAGTGATTTGGTCAGACGGAACTTCTGGTTCCGCTTTTGAAGTTCTGACTCCGGGAACGGTTAGCGTTACCGTCCTGGATCAAAATGGGTGTATCGGCCACACGAGCGTTAATGTTTATCAGAATGATATTCCTCCGGCGAATATTACCGGTTCCCTGAGCATTTGTGAGGAAGGAACTACATGGCTTGGGTTAACACAGCCTTACGCTTCTTACTTATGGTTCGACGGTTCGGAGGAATCTACCTTAATGGTTGAAACGCCCGGCACATTCAGTGTCATAGTAAATGATATAAATGGCTGTATGTCAGTAGATTCCGTAATGGTAGAGGTAGCAACCTCCCTGAGCCCGGTCATTTTCGGGGAGGAAGGCATTTGCCCCGGGGATTCTGTTGTGCTGGCCACTGGTTACGGGTTTAGTTCCTACCTTTGGTCAAATGGGGATTCCACTAATTCAATAGTGATCACGGCGCCGGGAATCTATTCAGTGACCGTTGATGATGGGAATAATTGTACAGGAGAAGCTTCACTGGTGGTGGGAGATTATCCTCCCGTGGCTCCACAAATTATGGGGGAGCAGTCATTTTGTTCTCAAAGTTTTACCACCCTTTATTTGTCCAATGATTATGAACAATATTCCTGGTCGGATGGTGGTATTAACGCCTTTTTGCAGGCGGATGCTCAGGGGTGGTATGGTGTTACCGTAACAGATGATCATGGTTGTGTTGGCAGTGATACTGTTTTTGTGTCGGAACAATTGCCTTCCTCTTCGTTTACCGAACAAACCATTTGTGCTGGCGAAACATGGTTGTTCAACGGTGATTTCATCAGTCAGACCGGAACCTATTTTGATACCCTTTTTAATGCTTCCACCAATGGTTGTGACAGCATTTTGGTATTGGAGCTGGAAGTGTTGCCGCCGGTTTTGGATACCCTTTTCGTGGTCATTACCGAAGGCGATCATTTCCCATTTGGGAATCAATTACTTACCAACCCAGGCATTTATTCCGATACGTTGAGTACACTTGTCACTTCCTGTGATTCTATTCTAGTGTTAATCCTTGAGGTACAAGAATATTTTTCCGTTTCGGACACCCTTTATTTTTATTTGTGTGAAGGGGAAGAAGTTCTTTTTAATGGGCTTTCTTACACGTATTCGGGGACTTTTTTGGACACCCTCTTCAGTGAGGTGGAATATCTTCCGGATAGTATTTTTGTGATAAACATTGAGGTGAGGACGCCGGTAGTGGAGCATCAAAAATATGAACTTTGCCGGGGCGACAGTATTTATCTCGATGGGCAGTGGCAGTTTGATCCCTATATTTCCAGGGATACCTTGTCCAATATTTTCGGGTGTGACAGTATTGTGGTGAAGGAACTTGAGTTTTCGGATTTACAGGTTGAAATAAGAGAAAAGGAACCTGTTTTATGTTTTGGAGAGGCTTCCGGGGTCATTGAAGCCGACATTTTCGGAAATACCGGACCTGTGACATTGATATGGAATAACGGAGCAACGGATCTGTTTTTGGAAAATATTCCGGCTGGCACCTACAGCCTTTGTGCCACAGATACTTTTGGGTGCAAGGTCAGTGCATCTATTGTCCTCGCTCAGCCGGACCCGATTGATGCTACGGTACATTCAGCCATTCAGTGCCAAACGCCAGAGGTAGCTTTATTGACCGTAGATACCGTTTATGGTGGGGTTGAGCCTTATCTTTTTGCTTTGGAGGAAGAAAAATTTCAGTTGGAATCCCAATTTATGATCCCTGCCGCTTCGGTACAGACTATGATCATTGAGGATGTCAATGGATGTCGGTTTGTGCTTCCGGACATTCAAATAGACAGCTTTTTGAGCCTGGAATCGTCTGCGGATTATTATTTCGTGGCGTTGGGTGATTCCGTTCAGCTCAAAGTGGTGCCCAATTTTGAACCCGGTTCTATAAAATGGGAAGATTCCCCTTTTCTAACTTGCCTGGATTGCCCTGATCCTTTTGCTTTTCCGGAGACATCGACTATCTTTTCGGTGCAAATGCAAACCCTTGACAGTTGTATGATCAAAAAGGAGATCACCGTTTTTGTCGATCAAATCCCGGATGTTTATGCACCGACGGCTTTTTCGCCTAATGGAGATGGGGTAAACGATCATTTTATCCTTTTTGCCTCCGAGGAAATCGTTTTGATCAAAAGGATGGACATTTTCGATCGCTGGGGAAATTTGGTTTTCCGCGGAGAAGATTTAACCCCCAACCAGGCGTCCGAAGGGTGGGACGGAACCTTTAAAGGAAAACCTTTGATTCAGGCTGTTTTTGTCTTCAAAGCCATACTGGAAAATACAAAGGGAGTTTATTTTAGCCACCAGGGCGAAGTGTTGCTCATCCGAAAATAA
- a CDS encoding DUF5009 domain-containing protein, giving the protein MRLKSLDVFRGATIAGMILVNTPGSWSAVYPPLRHADWHGCTPTDLVFPFFLFIVGVSVWFAFSKFDHELNKSSAGKIIKRTILIFLIGFLLHYFPFYNKPIDHLRIMGVLPRIALAYGLGSLICLSVKDFKKLAGLGILMLLGYWALLRWGVDSGYYTLEDNLVRKVDLFLFGANHLWQGKGIAFDPEGLLSTLPAVVTVMMGYLTGAILQKSATQNLAVQRMVLGGVSSIILALIWSFWFPINKSLWTSSFVLYTGGIAMLVLALCYWIIDIKKWQGWTFPFVVFGSNALFVYLLSILWVKIYFLIKIPGDDGTPQNAYNFIYSEWFKPVFGAMNGSLLFALAHIAVFWLILLFLYKRKIFIKV; this is encoded by the coding sequence ATGCGCTTAAAATCACTTGACGTTTTTCGGGGAGCCACCATTGCGGGGATGATCCTCGTCAATACTCCCGGCAGCTGGTCCGCTGTTTATCCACCACTGAGGCATGCCGACTGGCATGGTTGTACTCCTACTGACCTGGTTTTTCCTTTTTTCCTTTTTATCGTCGGGGTCTCCGTCTGGTTTGCTTTTTCCAAATTTGACCACGAACTGAACAAGTCATCGGCCGGAAAAATCATTAAACGGACCATTCTCATTTTTTTGATAGGTTTCTTACTTCACTATTTCCCGTTTTACAATAAGCCCATCGATCACCTTCGTATCATGGGCGTATTGCCGCGCATCGCCCTGGCTTACGGACTGGGAAGTTTAATTTGCCTTTCTGTAAAAGATTTTAAAAAGCTGGCAGGACTGGGCATTTTAATGCTCCTGGGCTATTGGGCACTTTTGAGATGGGGCGTTGATTCCGGTTATTACACCCTGGAAGACAACCTGGTCAGAAAGGTCGATCTCTTCCTCTTCGGAGCAAACCACCTGTGGCAAGGCAAAGGCATAGCTTTTGACCCTGAAGGATTGCTGAGTACCCTACCTGCTGTGGTCACCGTCATGATGGGCTATTTGACCGGGGCCATCCTCCAAAAGTCAGCCACTCAAAACCTTGCCGTTCAACGAATGGTTTTGGGAGGAGTATCCTCCATTATTCTGGCCCTGATCTGGAGCTTTTGGTTCCCGATAAATAAATCGCTTTGGACGAGCTCCTTTGTATTGTATACCGGAGGCATCGCCATGCTGGTTCTCGCCCTGTGTTATTGGATCATCGATATAAAAAAATGGCAGGGATGGACCTTTCCTTTTGTGGTTTTCGGCAGCAATGCCCTGTTCGTTTACCTTTTGTCCATCCTGTGGGTGAAAATATATTTCCTGATAAAAATCCCGGGGGATGACGGAACTCCCCAAAATGCATACAACTTTATTTATTCAGAATGGTTTAAACCTGTATTCGGAGCTATGAACGGATCGTTACTTTTTGCCCTGGCTCACATTGCCGTTTTTTGGCTCATCTTACTCTTTTTATACAAGCGAAAGATTTTTATTAAAGTTTGA
- a CDS encoding D-2-hydroxyacid dehydrogenase, protein MSNSTNIVILDGYTLNPGDLNWGDFDALGAITIYDRTPEDQVLERAKEAEILIVNKVMITVGMLEQLPQLKCICVTATGYNNIDIDATRQKNIPVCNVKGYSSESVAQHVFAMMLDFTNQVAAHHQSVNNGGWSRCPDFSYTLNPVSELSGKTMGIYGFGRIGQAVAKIALAFGMKVIAKHKHPERDKMQGVTFVDTENLFRESDFLSLHAPLTEENAGLIRKTTLQLMKPSAILINTARGGFVVENDLKEALKNGTIAGAALDVLSTEPPAGNHILIGVKNCLLTPHLAWASREARQRLMAETVHNVESFLKGEFSNVVNF, encoded by the coding sequence TTGAGTAATTCAACCAACATTGTCATTCTCGACGGATATACGCTTAATCCCGGTGATCTGAACTGGGGTGATTTTGATGCCCTGGGGGCTATCACCATTTATGACAGAACGCCTGAAGACCAGGTATTGGAAAGGGCAAAAGAAGCGGAAATACTTATCGTCAATAAGGTGATGATCACGGTCGGAATGTTGGAACAGCTGCCGCAGCTGAAATGCATTTGTGTAACAGCAACCGGTTATAATAACATCGATATCGATGCTACCCGGCAAAAAAATATTCCCGTGTGTAATGTCAAGGGGTATTCCTCAGAAAGTGTAGCCCAGCATGTTTTTGCGATGATGCTGGATTTTACCAACCAGGTGGCTGCCCATCACCAAAGCGTAAACAACGGGGGCTGGAGCCGCTGCCCCGATTTTTCTTACACCTTAAATCCTGTATCAGAACTCTCCGGAAAAACCATGGGCATTTACGGTTTTGGAAGGATCGGACAGGCAGTGGCCAAAATAGCGCTCGCTTTTGGCATGAAAGTCATTGCCAAACACAAACACCCGGAAAGGGATAAAATGCAAGGCGTCACTTTTGTGGACACAGAAAATCTTTTCAGGGAGAGTGATTTCCTCAGTCTGCACGCTCCCTTAACGGAAGAAAATGCCGGACTGATCCGCAAAACTACCCTGCAATTAATGAAACCTTCCGCCATACTCATCAATACCGCCCGCGGAGGGTTCGTCGTGGAAAACGACCTGAAGGAAGCCCTGAAAAACGGCACCATCGCGGGGGCTGCATTGGATGTTTTGTCAACGGAACCCCCTGCCGGGAATCACATTTTGATTGGGGTGAAAAATTGCCTCCTCACCCCCCACCTTGCCTGGGCCAGCCGGGAAGCACGCCAGCGACTGATGGCAGAAACTGTACACAATGTCGAATCTTTCCTGAAAGGAGAATTCAGCAACGTGGTGAATTTTTAA
- a CDS encoding arginine-tRNA-protein transferase: protein MFGEKRYPESLSPEELDIYLANGWYRMGQSIFTTHFLCFHDQFFSALWVRLSLKNYEFSKSLRKIIRRNYSAFDIRFQPVQITPEKEALYQKYKQSFPGQLAPTLEDSLHEGFDGNIYNTFETLVYDGDKLIAFSFFDLGEKSAASILGVYDHDYHKHSLGLFTVLLEIIFCIKNDFDFFYPGYVVPGNTRFDYKLRIGPVDYYNLKTNQWIEFNGLDEAEIPLFKMEQKLKKIQQLFLAHDLKATHYYYPLFEANLFGYWNAPYFDYPNLLMLEYQGEKKNYLAVVFDPREDTYQLLRCTEFDNVFFYFNSEFVNTFDQKKYFTELITTDKLIAESEDEQEIFEIAREMILTRVEKK, encoded by the coding sequence ATGTTTGGAGAGAAACGGTATCCTGAAAGTCTATCCCCCGAAGAATTGGACATTTACCTCGCTAATGGCTGGTATCGCATGGGACAAAGTATCTTCACCACTCATTTTCTTTGCTTCCACGACCAGTTTTTTTCGGCACTCTGGGTGAGGCTCTCTCTAAAGAATTACGAATTCAGCAAAAGCCTGCGCAAGATCATCCGCCGGAATTACAGTGCCTTTGACATCAGGTTTCAGCCGGTCCAAATTACTCCTGAAAAAGAAGCCCTTTACCAAAAATACAAACAGAGTTTCCCCGGGCAACTGGCCCCGACACTGGAAGACTCCCTTCACGAAGGTTTCGACGGCAATATCTACAACACCTTTGAAACCCTGGTGTACGACGGCGACAAACTCATCGCTTTCAGCTTTTTTGACCTGGGTGAAAAAAGTGCCGCCAGCATCCTTGGCGTTTACGACCACGACTACCACAAACATAGCCTCGGTCTTTTTACCGTTTTGCTGGAGATCATTTTTTGCATAAAAAACGATTTTGATTTTTTCTACCCTGGTTATGTCGTTCCGGGCAATACTCGTTTTGACTATAAACTGAGGATCGGCCCGGTCGATTATTATAACCTAAAAACCAATCAATGGATCGAATTCAATGGATTGGATGAGGCAGAGATTCCACTTTTCAAAATGGAACAAAAACTCAAAAAAATCCAACAGCTGTTTTTAGCCCACGATCTGAAGGCGACCCATTATTATTACCCACTTTTCGAGGCCAATCTCTTCGGATACTGGAATGCACCGTATTTTGATTACCCAAACCTGTTAATGCTGGAATACCAGGGGGAGAAAAAAAACTACCTCGCCGTGGTTTTTGACCCCAGGGAAGATACTTACCAACTGCTCCGATGCACGGAATTTGACAACGTTTTTTTCTATTTCAACAGTGAATTCGTCAATACCTTTGATCAAAAAAAGTATTTCACTGAGCTCATCACCACCGACAAACTGATAGCAGAAAGTGAGGATGAACAGGAAATTTTTGAGATTGCCAGGGAGATGATCCTGACAAGGGTGGAGAAGAAATGA